In Etheostoma cragini isolate CJK2018 chromosome 19, CSU_Ecrag_1.0, whole genome shotgun sequence, the genomic window CTTTTGGCCAGTGGAAGGAGGCGAGTGGATGAACAGATGTGACGTGAGTAGCAACAAATGGAAAGTTTGGGTCAGTCAGGTTAGTTTACAGTAGATTCATGCAGTCCACAGAGGCTGCACTTAGTGCTTCAATGTCTCTTCTAGTGTCTCACAAACCGACATGCAGAGACAGTTGAAACCTGACCTGTTTACAGTCAAGCTTAATAGACCTTtttcatgttgacatgttgacatgtgatagtaggaaaagcacaggtgtattcaaaagcattaatgatggctgcattccacttggGAGAGGCCCTattattgtgcatgctgactcactgaaatagcttactgggacacttgatggaattgagccattgTTTTTAGCTGTGCTTTTCCTTATCATGGCAAGTCAAAATGTCCGCCGTGAAAAAGCCTGTTATAAATCTCCAATAAGGAAAATAGGTGAGATTActtattttttcctctctggTGTTTTACCCAATTGCCACAGAGAGGAtgtttgcatttacattaaAGAGCAACTTTAAAGCAGCTAAAAATCTAGTTTTAGTTTCCCCCCCAGTGGTTTAACTTTCCGCCTTGTGACAGTGATGTAAGAGTTCAGGGTGTGTCAGTGCATTGTGACATCACTGTTTCATTCACACGGCATTCATAAAGTTGTGGAACACACAGTACTTTGTAAAAAGAGTGTAAATAGTTAAAACTATTCATGTATTGTAATGGTTAAAAACCTGGTTGgaattcagtttttgttttatgtttgtggTTGTATGTATTAATCTTGTGGTTCAcccaggttgttgttgtttaacgTTACAccagtctcgcattgccagaccttcctccacagcactgcggaggagggtctggatgCACAGCATtacgggatgggagaaaatcatgctctggtttattggcattctGTTTTGAGGTTctgttctttaaaccaatcacaatcattttgggcGACGCTAAGCACAGGATGGAGATGGGGTGCtactgcaaaacagcctcgggaactTGTTTTCGTGGAACGTTCAAAAGTTTAGTTGTACAagtgaaaactcagattggacagatggtctagctagcggtctggatttaccctgcagagatctgaagagcagttaaccatagtcctcaggaatccaccggagtttaaaatttcaacagAAAAAATAGAAGGTATAAAAAGAGGGATTTTTGGCTGAATTTCCTTTTGCACCGGAGCAATCTCGGAAGTGGAACCtggtggatatagactagtgttacactgacacatttacagtatgtgaagAGTTAAAACAGAGAGCAAGAGGAAAAATGGGTTGAAGGGGGAGGAAAGGGCAGAGAAAGAAAGTACAAAAACAGACTAGAGATACTTGTGGTGAGAAGAGGAGTGGTTTGTGACTGAAGattcataaaaagaacaattttgcagtgggtgaggaaaaaagaaagatggaagAAGGCTGCTTGCAAAAGGATTTTTTAGGATTGAAATGTGCAAAGGGAAAAAGTATCCCCAACCCATGAAAtacttctcttctttttcttttacacatttttacacatttttacactaAGTTGTATgaacttgaacacacacacacacactaacaaacagtgcacacacacaccaggcttGATTGAGAGGTTCAAGAATACCAGATGCTTAGTTGGAAAGCACTTCTTATGAAAAATGTGACTGTTTGCATCACTTTTTCCCACTTTGCCACATGACTACTGGCTCCAAGTCCATAAGACCAGCTGTGGTGTAACAATCCAGACTACTCCATCTGTGTCCTGTCAGCTGCTCATGAGTATTGCCACAAATGTCTTCTCTTTGTttcctcctttttgtttttgtacaacaTTGCTGCGCTTGTTAATTACTGATTAATGTCTAGTAGGTTTGAATTGTTAGCTTGTGGATCATGTTGTGCATAGTGCAGGTAATGGTTAGTGTTGACAAAAAATGCTGTGATTCTTCTCTATCTtatacattaatatattttctagtttctttctATGAAAGAACTACTTGACATGAAttacatgacaacaacaatcTGTCACTGATGGACATTATTGCCCCATAGAGCAGCACATAATAGAAATGGAGGGCTTCtcccaaataaaaaacaaaaaagcaaaataacagATGTTGATCTGGCAACAGCTCAGACTGGAACTGAATACATTGGAATGATGTAATCATCCCAAACAAACCATCTCCACTGAACActttttggtaaaaaacaaataaaaataaactggcAGTGACACGCTTGCACATTTCCGTCTGAGCACAAAATGGTGTACATATTTGTCTGACTACTTTCTGcgtaagtaaaagtacactATGAAGATTACAACATAGTATGTATATGTAATGGTTTTAACATGTAGCATGGAGTTGGAAATTTCGATTAAAGCCTCTCAAGCTGAATATTTTCCTAAATGGAGGCCTAAATCCTAGAAATAATGATGTACACTGCGGAAAAAAAATTCAGTCTCCAAAACGTGAGCTctatattttgttttgcaaattacatcacaatttattaaattacaaCACAATTTCCTCTAAAATGGTGTTAACTAAGTATTTAATAAGTAAGAATGTGTTAGTGACCTGTTAGTGACATTTCCCTTTATTATCTGGTAAATATTTCACAACaaagatttttccttttttaattaattaaactaaattttattttcattcatgaaaGTTTTGGTTAGGtcaattttaatataaaaaatgtggttGGTTTGAACTTGTGGCAGGCACTTTGACTTTGGAATTGTTGGGCAAAAATTCAAGTGGAGAAGGGATGGACAAAACTAGACTAgacactagtgtgtgtgtgtgtgtgtgtgtgtgtgtgtgtgtgtgtgtgtgtgtgtgcgtgtgcgtgtgtgtttgttcagccACACTGGAGAATATGAAAGCATGGAAGACAAGATTGTAGAAAATAGTTTAATTTCACTTTATCTAAATACCACTAAAGTGAAAACAGGCAGGAAAATCTCATTCCATTTTATTGATATGATCATCATTATAAATATCATTACCATTATCATTGTTATTAACCAAATCAATTCACCTCTAATTTTGATTtgcgtaaaaaaaaagaagcatattCAAAGTTCATAAATAGCATTGCTTGTTCTGTGCCAACATTTCAGACTCCCTGAAGTCACATTTACCCCCCCACTGATCTGATCTAATTCATCTCATGCTGAGTGTAAACTGGGATTCATTTCCATCATTGTCATGTTATGCCTCTGTCCAGCAGGACTCCAAATGACAATatacaaaagcacaaaaataagTCACTTTAACTTTACCAGGtgaacaataataacaataatcatacttataataataaccGTTCCcaataacaatgataataattaaaaaaattgcaccATACTGTTGTCATCTGTACCGCTTACTGACACATCTGGACAAGCAGCTTTGCTCCTATTTCACAACAAATGTACTGGAATGTTTGAAAACTGTCATTCATGAGTTAAAACAACGcgtttttaagaaaatatttcCCCTCTCTGACTGCTTACACTGAAAGAGGAGTTTTGCCTGTGAATGCAGCTAGACCATCAAGGGGAGCAGTCTCATGTTAATTCTGACTTTTGTGATCATAATCCCgattaaacaaaaactaattgtCAATCACATCTGTGCATATTCAAAAGTCTGCATCAATCAATACTAACACTGTGCATAAGTGACATGCTGTTATACTCCGCTCCATTAGACAGAAGGCAGGTGATAATAACTACAACTGAACATGGTGATGGTTGAGAATTGTCTAAATGGTAGGCTAGGTATCATTTTTAAATCCCTCATACTAGAGAGAATACAATACCTGAgtaacaatattaaaacaatatttttttcagtaCCTTTctgaaatatttgcattttttttccattaacaAGAAGCCAGAGTTTTCAATAAAATAGTTAAATTGGCAGAATTTTGCTTTAAATCTTGAACTGTTTTATCACCGAATAAGGAAACAAGGTGACacatctgtacaaaatgtcacgttgaaatgaatgaatgtcacAATAAAAATTCCCCCAAAAACCTAACAGCAAATGTGTTTCAGAGAAAAACTCTTAACAGAGATGATGAATTTCTTAGTAAATGAATCAGACAGCAGTTCAGCTGGAGTCGTCCAGttaaaggagaggaagaaaggagggaTTTCTTTTTCTATACCACGGATGTGAGAGAGAGGCGGGAGGAAGTCGTTGATGAGTCTTTTGTATATTTCCCTTCTCTATTATCTCTTTCACACCAATGACCTGGGGTTGGCCTGGGTTGTCTGATCAGGGTTCAACCCTCCTTTTGAAAATTCAAACCCAGCCAGTCAACATGGGTACATCTCTGCAATTCAGTGACAACCTGGGTCACAACCTGGGAGTGATGCATGACAATAATGTGAGATTGTGGGTATGTTGTTAATCTCTGAACACAAAACAGTACATGTAAAAACttaacatacaaatacacattttcctGATGTCAGTTTCTAggcccttttctctctctgttgtggCACATACAAACCACTCAAAATTTAACACATTGTCCCCTTCCTACCCTccatttcttctgtttttctctccagttgctctctcctcctcttccatttcttcctcctcccaGTTTCCATCTTCACCCGGCCCTCGTTCTTTcctgctctctttctgtccctcgGTGGCAGTCTATCTGCCAACTACCCCGTCGCTCTGCCTACACCTTGTCCAGGAGGGATCTCTGGCAGTAGAGGAGGCGTCGCGGCGTGCCGTACTTCCTGAAGACCAAAAGCGCTCCCAGAGTGATCACAACCAGGACCAGCAAGAGGAGAGGGATCACCACGGCCGCCGGCCCAATGATCATCCCCTTCTCTGTCTGATTTATCTTGGGCTCCTCGCCATCGCAGCCCATCCAGTCAGTGAGCACAGACTTGGGGTAGCCGGACTCCACCTTCATGTACTGGTTGTTGAACTTCCAGTACTTGTTGGCTTTGTAGAAATAAGTGTAAGCTGAGGAAAGTGGAGAGAAAGAGTTTTGctttaaatcaaaacacaacaacacagctgTTGTTTGGGTTAGAACTTCTCTATACGTATATGAGGGTGTGTCAACAATAGATCTGCAaacgtttttttattgtcaattaatctgccactcattttctcaattaaatttttcaaaaaaaaattaagaaattaaaaaaaaaaaattaaaaaagctcTCCacaatcttgttttgtttggtcagctttaagtaaaaaaaaaataaattcactcTACTATcgacaaataaaaacatcaaaacctcacatttaagaagctggaacggagaaatgttggcattttttctttgtttgtgtttaatcgACAAAATAGTCAAAATGGTGACCAATTAATTATCTATCTGACATTGACAGTTTGACTGTTTAATAATCAACTTATGTTTCAGCTTTTGGTCTTGAAATATGGACATCCAGGTGATAAGTTAAATGGGGAGGAAAACTTACATCCATCTTCACTCATGATGACAGCTTTAATGTTTTCCGGTGCCCCGCTCCACGTGCTAATGGGCTTTGGATAACCGCTGTACACTGTGCGAGTCTGCTCGTTGAAACGGTAGTACCTGAGAATGACACCAAGACACAAAACTATCAATGATCTAACTGCTTTGGGTGATTCATTCATACAACTAAGACTGTAAGGAAACAACAAGGTGCTTGTCCTCATTTATATTCTACAATTACACGGAAACAACACATGGTAGAAATGAGGATTAAACTTGGGGAATAACTCtcttcagaaagaaaaaaaatattattttaagaaaTGCGAAAAAGGCTTAACAGATCAGATTCCACAGTTAATGAGTTCACCATACTTTAAGCGTATGTGGTGAATCCTGAATAGATAGTGGACATACTTACTTAGTGCCTCTGAAAAGGTATGTCTGTCCTGTCGGTGTGTAGAAGAGAGCAGCATCAATCTTGTCTTTAGGTAGACCGGTGCCCAGGTCTTTCAGGCTCTTCGGGGAATCCTTTTCCATGCGGTTCTCACTAAAAACCCAGTACCTATCAGCTGGGGATGtaagaaaggaaaaagggaaGATGATAAGAagtgagacagaaaacagaaaaaactgaaaaaatagaaataaataagtcatagcaATTAACACATGAAGATCATCACTGGATCAGCTGCAGTGTCTCAAAATCCAATCTGCTTTTAATCTCAGATGGAACCTACCTTTAAAGAAGACAAACTTCCCATCATCCCTCTCGTAGGCTGCATTGATGTTTGATGGCAGGCCCTTCCAATAGTGACTGATGGCCATCGGGTAACCTGGCAACACCTTGTTGTTACGCACACGCCAAAACCACTTGTCctgcaaacatacacatacacatagattAGAAGATCTTAAATTAATTTGTCTGAGATAATGCATATTAGTGGGACACTTGCATAGTCAAAATTGTCTGTGGTGAGAAAAGTCTATAATTTGGTTtctgaaacatttaaatatctgAGAATAAAATGTCTCCTGTACCTTAAATATAAACTTTTCTCCACTGAGAATAGCAATGGTGTCAAAGTGTCCCTCGCAGATGTCTGGGCCGTTGTCAGGGGTGAACGGCTTTGTGGGtcgagggggaggagggggaggtgggGGAGCCCCAGAATTGGATCCtgtgtgaaaaatgttgtgagagagaagagagaaatctTTAATAACGTAATAATTCAAAGTATTTATTACCAACATGATGTTGACTGCACCATTACCAACCAGATGTCCATTGAAATATC contains:
- the mmp14a gene encoding matrix metalloproteinase-14a, giving the protein MLPQLLTLACGLCCFGLTSVTADLLKAEGWLQQYGYLPPGDVRAQAIRSPKSIETAISNMQRFYGLTVTGTIDSGTIQAMSRPRCGVPDKFGPELKTNLRRKRYALQGLKWEKSEVTFSIQNYTPKIGERATYEAIRKAFKVWENVIPLTFREIPYSHIRDKVDKFADIMLSFSEGFHGDSTPFDGEGGFLAHAYFPGHGIGGDTHFDLAEPWTTGNTDQGGNDVFLVAVHELGHALGLEHSNDPSAIMAPFYQWFETENFQLPDDDRRGIQAIYGSNSGAPPPPPPPPRPTKPFTPDNGPDICEGHFDTIAILSGEKFIFKDKWFWRVRNNKVLPGYPMAISHYWKGLPSNINAAYERDDGKFVFFKADRYWVFSENRMEKDSPKSLKDLGTGLPKDKIDAALFYTPTGQTYLFRGTKYYRFNEQTRTVYSGYPKPISTWSGAPENIKAVIMSEDGSYTYFYKANKYWKFNNQYMKVESGYPKSVLTDWMGCDGEEPKINQTEKGMIIGPAAVVIPLLLLVLVVITLGALLVFRKYGTPRRLLYCQRSLLDKV